In the Carassius gibelio isolate Cgi1373 ecotype wild population from Czech Republic chromosome A2, carGib1.2-hapl.c, whole genome shotgun sequence genome, one interval contains:
- the LOC127938011 gene encoding protein ABHD8-like gives MLTSITESIFCCLMGKTTSVVLPVKSSDGKPADGFEFVEVKPGRVLRVRHILPERSATTESQPEAGSSVHCKRKITVYRNGQLVIENLGDVLHAEILQCQNGDVEQCSTVEVELSDYTTAPSSPDSRPAPPLPTSDQQKPAPPPRRRRRRPKRTVLIDTERSISSCKGTHSDVALFFIHGVAGSLHIWGSQLDFFSRLGYEVIAPDLAGHGGSTAPQIAAAYTFYALAEDLRAIFKRYARKRNILIGHSYGVSFCTFLAHEYPEQVHKVVMINGGGPTALEPSLCSIFQLPSCVLHCLSPCLAWSFLKAGFARQGAKEKQLLKEGNAFNVSPFVLRAMMSGQYWPEGDEVYHAELTVPILLVHGMHDKFVPIDEDQRMAEILLFAFLKVIEEGSHMVMMECPETVNTLLHEFFLWEPDSAKKDTVTMVTASQTSADEAPPIQTLAVANSFSSTATLKVNKPLNK, from the exons ATGTTGACCAGCATCACCGAGAGCATCTTCTGCTGTCTGATGGGAAAGACGACCAGTGTTGTGCTTCCGGTCAAATCATCCGACGGCAAGCCGGCTGACGGATTCGAGTTTGTGGAGGTGAAACCGGGCCGTGTGCTGCGCGTTCGCCACATCCTCCCTGAACGGTCTGCTACGACAGAATCTCAACCAGAAGCGGGCAGCAGCGTCCACTGCAAGCGCAAGATCACGGTGTACCGCAACGGCCAGCTGGTGATCGAGAACCTGGGAGACGTCCTCCACGCCGAGATCCTGCAGTGTCAGAACGGAGACGTGGAGCAGTGCAGCACAGTGGAGGTGGAGCTGTCCGATTACACCACTGCACCCTCGTCCCCTGATTCCAGACCCGCTCCGCCGCTTCCCACCTCAGACCAGCAGAAGCCGGCTCCTCCTCCCAGACGCCGGCGGAGGAGACCCAAGCGCACCGTGCTGATCGACACCGAGCGCAGCATCAGCAGCTGTAAGGGGACGCATTCGGACGTGGCGCTCTTCTTCATCCACGGCGTGGCCGGCTCGCTGCACATCTGGGGGAGTCAGCTGGATTTCTTTTCACGGCTGGGTTACGAGGTCATCGCCCCGGATTTGGCGGGTCACGGCGGCAGCACGGCCCCGCAGATAGCAGCGGCGTACACCTTCTACGCCCTCGCCGAGGACCTGCGCGCCATATTTAAGAGATACGCCAGAAAACGAAACATCCTCATCGGTCACTCCTACGG GGTGTCGTTCTGTACGTTCCTGGCACACGAGTATCCGGAGCAGGTGCATAAGGTGGTGATGATCAACGGAGGCGGCCCCACGGCGCTGGAGCCCAGCCTGTGCTCCATCTTCCAGCTTCCCTCCTGCGTCCTGCACTGTCTGTCTCCCTGTCTGGCCTGGAGCTTCCTCAA AGCTGGTTTCGCCAGGCAGGGAGCTAAAGAGAAGCAGCTTCTGAAAGAGGGAAACGCTTTTAACGTGTCTCCGTTCGTCCTGCGAGCGATGATGAGCGGTCAGTACTGGCCCGAGGGGGATGAGGTTTACCACGCCGAGCTGACCGTCCCTATACTGCTGGTGCACGGCATGCACGACAAGTTTGTGCCGATTGATGAGGATCAGCGGATGGCAGAG ATCCTCTTGTTTGCATTCCTGAAAGTGATCGAGGAAGGCAGTCACATGGTGATGATGGAGTGTCCCGAGACGGTCAACACGCTCCTGCACGAGTTCTTCCTCTGGGAACCTGACAGCGCCAAAAAGGATACGGTTACCATGGTAACAGCCAGCCAGACCTCAGCCGACGAGGCCCCTCCCATCCAGACGCTCGCCGTTGCCAACAGCTTCAGCAGCACAGCGACGCTCAAGGTCAACAAGCCCCTTAACAAGTAA